The following are encoded in a window of Tessaracoccus flavescens genomic DNA:
- a CDS encoding type I restriction endonuclease subunit R: protein MDLLGQLGWAQVDAFQETLGPQGTLGRDSQHDVVLTHRLRFAMRKLNDPDVPDASINEAIEVLTKDRSVMDRVRANREVYDLLRDGYRAEWVDDLGDKRIETLHFLDLKNPASNDLLAVQQMWVKGHLHSRRLDVALFVNGVPLVLMEFKEPGIALKSAYDDNLTDYRDTIPQLFIPNCFVLLSNGSGAKVGATYAPWEFFGDWKVIDAAGTRGAIALETALRGTCDPAILLDLFENFVAYLERPGGLIKNVARSHQYLGVNAAIGNLRRARAEQDKRLGVFWHTQGSGKSLSMLWFTQKVLRQIAGKWTFVMVTDRTELDTQLHGEFADAGAVPPGAHVHAASIAHLRELLAADHRYVFTLIQKFQPSKAAGEREMPVLSDRSDIIVITDEAHRSQYDTLALNMRRALPNALMMGFTGTPLIAGEEQATREQFGEYVSIYNFRDAIEDGATVPLYYENRIPELQLVNDNFSDELDALLEVAELDEDAEGALAREFGTQYTLLTRPERLKTIASDLVRHFVGRGFSGKAMYVGLDKAAAVRMYDLVQEAWAEHLAELRRQHDALPELERPWLASRIELMETTDMAVVVSQSQNELKTLDDLGLDIRPHRERMNREDLAEKFKDASDPLRLVFVCAMWMTGFDAPSVSTVYLDRPMKNHTLMQTIARANRVFPEKDNGLIVDYVGVFRNLEKALAVYGAASAGESPIEIIDALAGELDLAVSGLISFCANAGVDLIAMRDAEGFDHIAKRDAAIEALLVDEETRNDFTGKARQVRKLFKALLPNPKAAAQQRTVAAIRVLHERIVEVTRPPEADISAVADAVDALLDRSVGAEEYVIRAAAEGTNPDPLIDLSLIDFDGLAAKFAGRQRAETDRLAQLLRQQAIGAALRNPTRYELVERIEQLIEDYNAGSVNIDEYLRRLIELSQTLTAEEERAVREGMTEEELAIFDLLTKPDPVLTAEERETVKASAKSLLEHLHEKIVQDWRRKVATTNDVNSTIRRVLDQSLPEAPYTVDIFHTKVQLVFDHVLTAYGDNGESAYLPRIDFSYPSSRVQVEYDRPIDVNKVADDVVARIHADPDFAAQVAQQLQGNMASDAGQAQER, encoded by the coding sequence ATGGATCTGCTGGGGCAGCTCGGGTGGGCGCAGGTCGATGCCTTCCAGGAGACGCTCGGGCCTCAGGGGACTCTTGGTCGCGATTCTCAGCACGATGTCGTCCTGACCCATCGCCTCCGGTTCGCGATGCGCAAGCTCAACGATCCTGATGTTCCCGATGCCTCGATCAACGAGGCGATCGAGGTGCTCACCAAGGACCGCTCGGTCATGGACCGCGTGCGTGCGAACCGTGAGGTCTACGACCTGCTGCGTGACGGATACCGGGCCGAGTGGGTCGATGATCTCGGCGATAAGCGGATCGAGACGCTGCATTTCCTCGACCTGAAGAACCCCGCCAGCAACGACCTGCTTGCGGTGCAGCAGATGTGGGTCAAGGGCCACCTCCACTCACGCCGACTTGATGTTGCACTCTTCGTCAACGGTGTGCCGTTGGTGTTGATGGAGTTCAAGGAGCCGGGTATCGCGCTGAAGTCGGCGTACGACGACAACCTGACCGACTATCGTGACACGATCCCGCAGCTCTTCATCCCCAACTGCTTCGTGCTGCTCTCCAATGGCAGTGGGGCGAAGGTCGGAGCGACGTACGCGCCGTGGGAGTTTTTCGGCGACTGGAAGGTCATCGACGCCGCCGGCACCCGTGGCGCGATCGCGTTGGAGACCGCACTTCGGGGCACCTGTGACCCGGCGATCCTGCTCGACCTCTTTGAGAACTTCGTCGCCTACTTGGAGCGACCAGGTGGCCTGATCAAGAACGTTGCCCGTTCCCACCAGTACCTCGGGGTGAACGCGGCCATTGGGAACCTGCGCCGGGCTCGTGCCGAGCAGGATAAGCGACTCGGGGTGTTCTGGCATACCCAGGGTTCGGGCAAGTCGCTGTCGATGCTGTGGTTCACGCAGAAGGTGCTGCGTCAGATCGCTGGCAAGTGGACGTTCGTGATGGTCACCGACCGCACCGAGCTCGACACTCAGCTCCATGGTGAGTTCGCCGATGCCGGGGCGGTCCCGCCCGGGGCCCACGTTCACGCGGCATCCATCGCCCATCTGCGCGAACTCCTCGCCGCGGATCACCGCTACGTGTTCACTCTGATCCAGAAGTTCCAACCGTCGAAGGCGGCGGGCGAACGCGAGATGCCGGTGCTCTCAGATCGCTCGGACATCATCGTCATCACCGACGAGGCGCACCGCAGCCAGTACGACACCCTCGCGTTGAACATGCGTCGTGCGCTGCCCAACGCGTTGATGATGGGCTTCACCGGCACTCCGCTGATCGCGGGCGAGGAGCAGGCGACTCGAGAGCAGTTCGGCGAATACGTCAGCATCTACAACTTCCGCGATGCCATCGAGGATGGCGCGACCGTGCCGCTCTACTACGAGAACCGCATCCCCGAACTGCAATTGGTCAACGACAACTTCTCCGACGAACTCGACGCACTCCTCGAAGTGGCCGAGTTGGATGAAGACGCCGAGGGTGCGTTGGCGCGTGAGTTCGGCACGCAGTACACGCTGCTCACTCGCCCGGAGCGGCTGAAGACCATCGCGTCTGATCTGGTGCGGCATTTCGTCGGGCGGGGGTTCTCGGGCAAGGCTATGTATGTCGGGCTCGACAAAGCTGCCGCCGTGCGCATGTATGACCTGGTGCAGGAGGCGTGGGCCGAACACCTGGCTGAGCTGCGCCGACAGCACGATGCACTGCCGGAATTGGAGCGGCCCTGGCTCGCTTCGCGTATCGAGTTGATGGAGACCACCGATATGGCGGTCGTGGTGTCGCAGAGTCAGAACGAGCTGAAGACGCTCGACGACCTGGGCCTCGACATTCGCCCGCACCGCGAGCGGATGAACCGCGAAGACCTCGCCGAGAAGTTCAAGGACGCCTCCGATCCGCTGCGGCTCGTCTTTGTCTGCGCCATGTGGATGACCGGCTTCGATGCTCCAAGCGTCTCGACGGTCTACCTTGACCGGCCGATGAAGAACCACACCCTGATGCAGACCATCGCCCGCGCCAACCGCGTCTTCCCCGAGAAAGACAACGGGCTGATCGTCGACTATGTGGGCGTCTTCAGGAACTTGGAGAAGGCACTCGCCGTCTACGGCGCAGCGAGCGCGGGCGAGTCGCCCATCGAGATCATCGACGCGCTCGCTGGTGAGTTGGATCTGGCGGTCTCGGGCCTGATCTCGTTCTGTGCGAACGCCGGGGTCGATCTCATTGCGATGCGCGACGCTGAAGGTTTCGACCACATCGCCAAACGCGACGCTGCGATCGAGGCTCTGCTGGTCGATGAGGAGACCCGCAATGACTTCACCGGCAAGGCGCGGCAAGTGCGCAAGCTGTTCAAGGCGCTCCTCCCGAATCCGAAGGCAGCTGCCCAGCAACGTACCGTGGCCGCGATCCGGGTGCTCCATGAGCGCATCGTCGAAGTCACACGTCCGCCCGAGGCCGACATCTCGGCGGTAGCAGATGCGGTTGATGCTCTGCTGGACCGTTCGGTCGGCGCGGAGGAGTACGTCATCCGAGCCGCAGCCGAAGGCACGAACCCCGACCCGTTGATCGACCTGTCGCTCATCGACTTCGACGGTCTCGCCGCCAAGTTCGCCGGTCGGCAGCGGGCCGAGACTGACCGGCTCGCTCAGTTGCTCCGTCAACAGGCGATCGGAGCGGCCCTGCGGAACCCCACCCGCTACGAGCTCGTCGAACGCATCGAACAGCTGATCGAGGACTACAACGCAGGCAGCGTGAACATCGATGAGTACCTGCGTCGCCTCATCGAACTGTCCCAGACCCTGACCGCCGAGGAAGAACGGGCCGTTCGAGAGGGCATGACCGAGGAAGAGCTCGCGATCTTCGACCTACTGACAAAGCCTGACCCTGTCCTGACCGCAGAGGAGCGAGAGACCGTCAAGGCGAGCGCGAAGTCTCTGCTGGAGCACCTGCACGAGAAGATCGTGCAGGACTGGCGGCGCAAGGTCGCCACGACGAACGACGTCAACAGCACCATCCGCCGCGTCCTGGACCAGAGTCTCCCGGAAGCGCCGTACACCGTCGACATCTTCCACACCAAAGTGCAGTTGGTCTTCGACCACGTCCTTACGGCCTACGGCGACAACGGTGAGAGCGCCTACTTGCCCCGAATCGACTTCAGCTACCCGAGCAGCCGTGTCCAGGTCGAATACGACCGCCCGATCGACGTGAACAAGGTCGCGGACGATGTCGTCGCGCGCATCCACGCCGACCCCGACTTCGCCGCGCAGGTTGCCCAGCAGTTGCAGGGCAACATGGCGTCAGATGCTGGTCAAGCCCAAGAGAGGTAG
- a CDS encoding DUF3644 domain-containing protein, translating into MGTLSIAQKTILESVLGMQGGFVLDFSNTSFGQFFDALGVDIFEEQYAENGTSKANRLRVFWRLADDAEVSAALIAFADYVEAKNAVQAGALDVLTTEIEYARRVCWT; encoded by the coding sequence GTGGGAACACTGTCCATCGCCCAGAAGACCATCCTTGAGTCTGTACTCGGGATGCAGGGTGGCTTCGTCCTGGACTTCTCCAACACTTCCTTCGGCCAGTTCTTCGATGCGCTCGGGGTTGACATCTTCGAGGAGCAGTACGCGGAGAATGGAACATCCAAGGCGAATCGTCTGCGAGTGTTTTGGCGCCTTGCAGACGACGCCGAGGTTTCCGCGGCGCTCATCGCCTTCGCTGACTATGTCGAAGCTAAGAATGCCGTCCAGGCGGGCGCTCTAGATGTACTGACCACGGAGATTGAGTACGCGCGGCGGGTCTGCTGGACATAG
- a CDS encoding IS481 family transposase — protein sequence MPHRNAILTETGRLHLAQLVVDQGWTLRRAAERFGVAVNTARRWAQRYREQGLAGMVDKSSRPKHCPHQLSQRTERRIVGLRVTKRWGPARIAYHLHLNPSTVHKVIRRYGCPPLRWTDPATGARIKTSRAEKRRYEHAAPGDLVHVDIKKLGRIPDGGGHKVLGRAAGTRNKTRTATNRRPGYAYIHNAVDDHSRLAYSEILTDEKKETAAAFWQRANAFFNAAGITVTRVLTDNGACYRSNAFKKALGDDITHKRTRPYRPQTNGKVERFNRIMLEEWAYAQPYTSETQRVAAFDQWLHHYNHHRGHTALKGHPPAARVPNLSGVNI from the coding sequence ATGCCCCACCGTAACGCCATACTCACCGAAACCGGACGTCTGCACCTGGCCCAGCTCGTCGTTGACCAGGGCTGGACCCTGCGGCGAGCCGCGGAACGTTTCGGTGTCGCGGTCAACACCGCCCGCCGCTGGGCGCAGCGTTACCGCGAACAGGGCCTGGCCGGGATGGTCGACAAGTCCTCTCGCCCGAAGCATTGCCCGCATCAACTCTCGCAGCGCACCGAGCGTCGCATCGTCGGGTTGCGTGTAACCAAGCGCTGGGGCCCGGCCCGGATCGCCTACCACCTTCACCTGAACCCCTCGACGGTCCACAAGGTCATCAGGCGCTACGGCTGCCCACCCCTGCGATGGACCGATCCTGCTACCGGAGCCAGGATCAAAACCTCACGCGCCGAGAAACGCCGCTACGAGCACGCCGCCCCCGGCGACCTGGTCCACGTCGACATCAAGAAACTCGGCCGGATCCCCGACGGCGGCGGCCACAAAGTGCTGGGCCGTGCCGCGGGTACCCGGAACAAGACCAGAACCGCCACGAACCGCCGGCCCGGGTATGCCTACATCCACAACGCCGTCGACGACCACTCCCGCTTGGCCTACAGCGAAATCCTGACCGACGAGAAGAAGGAAACCGCCGCCGCGTTCTGGCAACGCGCCAACGCCTTCTTCAACGCCGCCGGGATCACCGTGACACGAGTCTTGACCGACAACGGCGCCTGCTACCGCTCCAACGCCTTCAAAAAGGCTCTCGGCGACGACATCACACACAAACGCACCCGCCCCTACCGACCCCAAACCAACGGCAAAGTCGAACGGTTCAACCGCATCATGCTCGAGGAATGGGCCTATGCCCAGCCCTACACCTCCGAAACCCAGCGAGTCGCCGCCTTCGACCAATGGCTGCACCATTACAATCACCACCGAGGCCACACCGCGCTCAAGGGACATCCCCCAGCCGCGCGCGTACCCAACCTATCCGGGGTGAACATCTAG
- a CDS encoding TIGR02391 family protein, whose amino-acid sequence MSGEQIERVRGIAAGLGMRVALSAPDSALGAEATAGSELRIEIHPDIRSHIQSYIAASDYFHAVEEAYKVVREKLRELTGEERATAIFNENALNERHYPKFFGDDPSPTQAERDFRRGVGYLHLGVQFLRNEKAHTLATDMEPNLAIHYVALASLAYDLVTRHVGEATVKEIEDLVVAKRRGYRSATAFYREFENGRWISSLVLPDCFKSVAVRKRLKAKWVEEADFTRSFDQSNIALMQLELVAGELTDDELDELMARPTKDSYGNDQQAGMVDFLEYVSSTRPGGLTATAKARLAALTVESSS is encoded by the coding sequence GTGTCCGGCGAGCAGATCGAACGTGTACGCGGTATTGCAGCCGGCCTCGGAATGCGAGTGGCCCTTTCGGCGCCCGACTCGGCACTCGGTGCAGAGGCCACGGCGGGAAGCGAACTGCGGATCGAGATCCACCCAGACATCCGTTCACACATCCAGTCATACATCGCCGCTTCCGATTATTTCCATGCTGTCGAAGAGGCGTACAAGGTCGTGCGGGAGAAGCTCCGAGAGCTCACGGGCGAGGAGCGTGCCACCGCCATCTTCAACGAGAATGCGCTGAACGAGCGGCACTACCCCAAGTTCTTTGGCGACGATCCTTCTCCCACCCAGGCAGAGCGAGACTTCCGCAGAGGCGTGGGGTATTTGCATCTGGGTGTCCAGTTTCTGCGCAACGAGAAGGCGCACACTCTAGCGACTGACATGGAGCCGAACCTGGCGATCCACTATGTTGCGCTCGCCAGTCTCGCGTATGACCTCGTCACACGGCACGTTGGCGAAGCGACTGTGAAGGAGATTGAGGACCTCGTGGTCGCGAAGCGCCGAGGCTACAGATCAGCCACTGCCTTCTACCGAGAATTTGAGAACGGCAGATGGATCAGTTCGTTGGTGCTTCCCGACTGTTTCAAGTCGGTCGCGGTTCGCAAGCGGCTGAAGGCGAAGTGGGTCGAGGAGGCTGACTTCACGCGCAGTTTCGATCAAAGCAACATCGCGCTAATGCAACTAGAACTCGTTGCGGGCGAACTGACCGATGACGAACTCGACGAACTCATGGCGCGCCCTACGAAGGATAGCTATGGGAACGACCAGCAAGCGGGAATGGTTGACTTCTTGGAGTACGTTTCCTCGACGAGACCCGGAGGGCTCACGGCGACCGCGAAGGCGAGGCTGGCAGCGCTGACCGTAGAGTCGAGTTCTTAG